The Kiritimatiellia bacterium genomic sequence GAGCAGCGCAAGGCCATGTTCGCCCGCTTGCGCGGCGGGGGTGGGGGCGGCGGTGGTTCGGGCGGGAAGGGGCGCTCCTACGACTCGCGCGTCACGATGCATCCCCCGACCTACACCGGCCCGACTCCGGCCGAGGCCGGGGCCGCGATGGATGCCGCGGCTTCCGCGTTCCTGGATAAGCACCTGTGGTCCCGGTTCCGGGGTGAACCGGAGTACCTGGCCGACGGCACGCCGTACTTCGCCGGCGTGGTCATGGGCCCCGGCGGGCTGGCCAAGGCCGGGAAGATGCCGCCCGCCTTGAAGAGTTTCCTGCGGAACCTGGGCGTGTTCGGCGGCTCGCTGGGCGCGGGCCTCGCGATCAGCGACTACCGCGATAAACACCCCACCATGGACCCGCGCAAGGAGCACTGGCTCGCGCTCGGGCAGGACCTGGCCTATACCATCGCCGCGCTGTCCGGATTGAAGCTGGCCCGTCGGGGCATTTCAGCTATCCCTGGCATGTCCCGCGTCGGAGAGTTCTTCGGTGGTATCGGCGATAAGATGAAGGCGTTCCAGGCTGCAGTCGCCGGCCACACGCCGGGCGTTATCAAGACGCCGCTCGGCTGGGTCGCCAAGGCGTACAACGCCGTGGCCGGGTTCACCGGCGCGGAGATCAAGCAGTTCGCCGAGATGCCGCGCGCCTTGAAGAAGTACCAGCTCGCGCAGGGGCTTACCGGCCGCGCGGCGGAGTTGCGGGCGCAGGCGGAGAAGATCGCGCGGCTGGCCCAGTCGCAACACGACTGGATGAAGTGGAAGGCCCACGAGGTTCTGGGGACTTCGCACAAAGGCGCCCGCGCGTTCTGGCCGTCGGCTGAACGAATGTACCAGGAGGGTGCCGGGAAGTTCTTCGCGGCGGAGGCAGGGCTCGCGGGGTCGCGGCGGTCCGCCGCGCACCTGGTCAAGATGGCCGGCAAGGTCGACGCCAAGGCCGCGGGGCTCAAAAAGGATGCGATCGGCTCGCTCGCCCGCGCCGCGTACGTTACTGCCGGGGCCACGGCGGTCCATTCCGTGGAGCAAGGTATCAAGGAGAACTATCGCCAGGATATGGAGCGAGCGTTCGCCCAGGGCCAGCCCTTTGTCCTGAACCCGGATTCCGACATCACAGACACGCCGCTCAAGCGCGCAGCCATGTTCGCCACGGGCACGCTTGGGAATCCTGTCGAGAAGCAGACGCGATTCTACGTCGGCGGCAAGTACACCAAGGATCTCGCGGAGCGGGCGTATCAGGAATACCAGTACGACACCATCGAGGCCGCGCGGAAGTCCGGACACATCACCGACAAGGAAGCGGACCGCCTCCAGGTCGTGCGGGCGAAGCAGAAGCCGTTCAACATGGCCGGCAAGTCGTTGCACAGCTTCACGCCTGCCATCGCAGGGTTCAGCAAGTTCGCGGCCTCCACGGTTTCAAAAGCCATCAAGTACCGCGACGCTTCGGAACTGAAAAAGCTCTACAGCCCGTCGCAAGCGGCCGGCGTCGGCCTCATGGCCTATGGCAACACGGTAGGCGGCAAGCTGCCGTCCAGCATCCCTGTTTCATGGAATGCTTTCCTTGCGGGGCAGGGTGTCTATCAGGCTTACAAGCAGGGGCCGAAGAACTGGCGGGGGAAGGTGTTCAAGCCGTTTCGGGTGGAACAGTAGTATTTCAGTGTTTGCCTTCGATCGGCATCCAAGCCTCGAGCAAGGGGGGGCACCTTGTTGGCCTCCCTCATCCAAACGCTCTTCCGCCAGCAAGACGACTGACCGCACGGAGAAAGCGCGAGAAGGTTTCTGTGGGTTCAGTCGCTTGTGACGGTGTTCCATCTTCGTTTGGGTAACTGTTACTCCCATCAATCCCGCATTTGCGGTTTCCCCATTGCATTCTGACTTCCCATTGTACTCCGTCGCAGATGTCTGAATTGTCGTAGGCTTGTTGCCAGTTCCAGATTCGGATCGCGTCGATCTCGCTACGGAAGGCGTCCCAATCCTGACTTGTGGCTATGATGAGCTTCTCGGTTGGTGGACCGCGGTGCTCATCGGCAGTGTATACGAGGCGGCGCCCGTCGTATGTCAGTGAGTAGTCGTTTGCGAAGTACCCTCCGATCCATACTCGCAGCTTACTCGGCGTGTTTCGTTTCATCTCAGGTCATTGAGGCCAGCGTCGCGGGTCAGCCGTTGCGAGCCCCGCTAGGAGCGAGCGTAGGCCGCACCCGATTGGGTGTTTCCTCATTTCTTGAAGATGTTCCATTTGTTCTGAAACGGTTTGGCGTCGTCTCTCATGAACCAGTACCAGGTGTCCTGTCCTTGTTTCTCCGAACCCATTCTCTGTGCGACGATCCTGCTGGGGACAACAAAGAAGTCCGGGGGCTTCCCTTCTCCGCGCAGGTTCACGAAGACGTAGATGTGTGTCGGCGATACCATTGCTTTGGCGTGCGGACTGAGCAGCCAATAGGAGGTGCTGGCGGCGTTGGTCTTGACTTGGACAGAAAAAGCCCGTGTGCAGTCCGGATCAGTCACGAGGATGTCTGCCCCACGCGCACTTCGGGATGTCGGTGAGGCGATGAATCCATGTCGCGCGAGTTCAGACGCGACAAGATACACGCCCTGCATTCCGGTAAGTTGATTCTTTGCTTTCATTTTTTCATTCCTATGACACCCAACGTCACGGCTCACCCGGCGCGATGCCCGCCCCGGAGTTTATCATGGTTCATTTCGCCGATCCGGGCTTCGCGTACGCGGTGAAGCCGGTGGTTGGCTTTGATCTTTGTCTTCTTTCCTCTGTTTCACGCAAGGGATGACGGCGATGCTCACGATGAGGGCCAGTATCAACGCGAGGCACAGCCAACCGAAGGCGGCAGACATCCATGATGTGTGGCCCTTCTCGTAAGTGGTGAAGAACACGATGGCAGAAGCGAGGATGGAAATCGTCAGATATGCGAGCAGTCGGACCGGTCTTGTTCTTCCTCCGATTTTCATTATCAGTTCTTCCTAAAGCCAACAAGTTATTGAGTGCTTTTCTTGTGATCCTCACCTTTTCAGAGAAGGACGATATAACGCGGCGATTCCGAATGTGTTATGCAGCATATCATCATTGTCTATTGGCCTTGTCTCCACCCTCCCCATTTTCATTTTACCTCCGCTAATCTCCGGCCCCAGCCAATAATTAGCCTTGACAATTCAATGCCAATGCAGTAAGCATATCCACAATGAGAGACCGAATCTAACCACAGAGCTTTAGGGCAACCGCGCGGCCTGATCCGCCGCGAGGCATCCCAGAGAAAGGCGGCAGTTTGGTGCCAAACCACCATCTGCCGCCTTTTTCTTTTGCCCGGGAAAGGACACGAACATGGCAGACCAACCGATCGAGACGCCGGCCCCCGAGAAGGTGGACCTGGCGCAGTTGAAGCAGATGCTGAAGCTCCCCGACACGGCCGCCGAGACGGACATCATCGCGGCCCTCGTCCAGCTGATCGCCGGCCTTCAGCAGAAGTACGACGCGCTCCTGACAGACGCGGTGGCACTGGAAGACGACGTCGCCAACCGCTACCTCGCCGATTTCGAGGACCTGATCCCGAACGAGAGCCGCGAGTTCTGGAAGTCCTCGCTCCTGCACAACCGGGACGAGACGCTCGGCATCCTCATGGGCCTGCGCAAGGTCCGGGACGAGGCCAAGCCGGCGCCCGCGGCCGAGCCCAAGCCCGAGGCGAAGCCGCTGTTCCGCAACCGGCTCGTGGTCGCCCGGACCGTCTCCGAGCTGGCCGAGGAGAGCCCGGCCGCCAGCATCAGCCGCGCGGTGGCGATCCGCAATCGCGCCCACCAGATCCGCAGCACCGAGAAGATTCCGTATGCCCTGGCGTTCTCCAGGGCCGAAAGGGAGATCGAGCAATGAGCCAGACCAACGTGAAGACCGGCCGCTTTGTCGTCCTTGCGGGCGAAGACCTGACCGGCATGGAAGACCGCCTCGTCATGTTGACCCATGACACCGGCGTGCCCGAGGTGAAGCTGCCCGCCGCCAACGACGATGCGGCGGTGTACCTGCTCCTCGAAGGGGCGGCCGACACGGAGAACGTCTCGGTGGACCCGATCCAGGCCGGCCAGAACTACCGCGTCGTTTTGGACGGCACCTGCAACCCCGGCGACAAGCTGGTCCTGGCCGATGGGGCGGGGACCGCCGCCAAGAAGGGCAAGGTCCGGGCCCTGCCGGCGGCCGCCGGTACGTACCGCGTTCTCGGCATCGCCGAGAGCTCAGGCGTGGACGGCCAGTTGGTCCTTATGCGCGCCGCAAGCCTCGGATTCGTCACGGTCATCTAACCCACAAGGAACCCAACATGAACCGCATCCTTACCCTGACCGCAGTCCTCCTGGTGGCCGCCGCGTACTTCGCGCTGGCGACCGATCCCGAAGCGTCCTTCCGCGAGGGCGTCCGCACGCAGGTGATGTCCAACATCTACAGCGTTGCGGTCAGCTTCCCCGGCAACGTGACCATCACGAGCAACGCCACCGTATCCGGTAACGCCGCGATTACCGGCAACCACGTTGTGAGCGGCACCGCGACCGCGGCCGTCCTGAAGGTTCTCGGCGCCGCCACGGTGGACGGGGCCGCCACGTTGACCGGCGGTATCGCCGGCGGCACCACGGTAACGCAGGTCTGGTACAGCGTCCCGCAGTCCACGGCCTCCTGCGTCACGAACACGCTGATCATCTACAAGGGTGTCGGCCAAACCCTCACGCAGGCCCCGTAAGCCACGAAAGGAACACCACCATGAGCAGACTCGCCTCCATCAGCAGTGACCCGGTCCTGAAGGAGTTCGCCCAGGGCGTAGCCCAGGACTCCGTCATGCCCGTTGCCGACTTCCTCGCCCCGACCGTCCCGGTCTCCAAGAGCGTCGGCCGGTACAAGAAGTATACCGAGAAGAACCGCTTCCGGATCCCCGATACGCTGCGCGCGCTCGGCGGCCGGGCCACCGAGCTCAAGTTCGAAGTGTCCGACGACACCTATAACTGCGAGCCCCACGCCCTGGACTATCCCGTGGATAACCTGGAGCAGCTCGAGGCCGACGGGATCATGAACATGCTGCGCGAGGGCGCGGTCGCCATCGCCCAGGTCGCGGCCCTGTCGCACGAGAAGCGCGTCATCGACGCCGCGCTCGAGGCGGTGGGCGCGGGCACTGCCAAGACGTGGGATGCCTCCTCGGACCCCGTCGCCGATGTGGACACCTCGATCCTGCAGGTCATCAAGGCCTGCGCATTCGGCTCGGTCATGAACGTGGGCGTGCTGTTTGGCGCCACCGCCTGGAAGATCTTCAAGAACGCCGCGGCGGTCCGCAACCGCTTCGTTGTGGGCTCCGGCGGCAAGACGGGCGTAGGCCTCGCGGTTCCGTCCGAGCAGTCGGCCAACCAGCTCTTCATCGGCAGCCCGGAGGTGCGGACCTCGTACATGGTCTATGACACCCAGCCCGAGGGCAAGGCCGCCGACTACAGCTTCCTGCTGGACTCGACGGTCCTGGTGTTCACCCGGATGCCCCAGCCGTCCCGGCTGGACCCCTCGTTCATGAAGACCTTCCGGCTCATGAACAACTACATGGTCCCGAGCTCTTATGTCCGGGACGACGGCCGCGTGGAAGTGGCCAAGTTCGACTGGTCCGAGGACGTGAAGGTGACCAACACGGCCGCAGCGGTGCGGCTGAACATCTCGGCGTAAGCAAACCGCAGAGCATGGCGGCATCGGGGCCGAGGTCATGATGGCCTCGGCCCTGTTGCTTGAGAGGGTGGAATGAATTGGATCGCGCTAAACGAGGCCCAGGTCCTGGCGGACTTCCCCACGGACTTGAAGCCGCTATATGACCAGTGGATCGTTGACTATCCCGACAAGGCCGGGCGCCTGGCCGAGATCACGGCCCGCACGGTCTCCGAAGTCCGCGATTACATCATTTCCAACCCGGCCAATACCCTCGATGCGGACACCACGAAGATCCCCGAAAGCTGCCTGCGTCACGCCGAAACGATGATCTTCTACGGCCTCATGATGGAAATGGGTCTCTCGATCCAGGAGGAGGCCCAGGAGAGCATGACCCGCGCGGACATCTTCCTCCGCCAGATTGGCTACCAGCACTTCTCGACCACCGCGGAGGACGCCGCCGCCCCTTCGCCGCGCTACAACACGGAGCCGGACCACCCGATTCGGGTTTTGCCCGTGTTGGTCTCGTTGCTCCTGTTCTTGGCCTCCTATAGTGCCCGCGCGGCCTGGGTGGACACCGGCTCCAGCCATCCGATCTATTCCCTCGCGGAGATCGATCCGGTCTGGACCAATGCCGCGCCCGACTATCTCCGGGCGGAAGGCTGGATCTTTTCCCACCTGGCCACCAACTTCGCCACGGGCGGCATCAAGTTCATCTCGCCGGGCCTTTCCTGGGACGTTTATTCCGACGCCCTGCCGGGCATTTACACCACACTGGTATTTACCGCCCGCGAATGGGACACCGGCGAGGGCGAGGCCCTGCACCAGCACTTCGGATTCGATTTCCATGGGTCGGACATTCGCAATGCAGCCTTCTTCGGCGACGGGGCCGGCCTGACCAACCTTGCCGCGCCTGCGGTTCAAACGAGCGCGGTGTATTGCACGTCCCTGTTCCTGCAGGGCGAGGGGGCCTGGCACGAGTTCACCTACGATAAGAGTGCTCTCTATATCGACAGCGATGTCCTCGTAGACTGGACCGACGCAAATTCAACCTTCGCCAAGCTTGCCGGCGACATGTTTACCGGCCCTTTGACCAACCTAGATGTCGCCGGGGCCCCATACCCACTCGACATCATCAGGTCCGATGCTGGAGATGAAAGCCCGGTATACGTGCGGTTTTTCAATAACTTCACGAATTTTATCGGGTCCATCGGATTGTCGGGTTCGGTCGCTCTATTTGGCGCTATTTCAGCGGATGGGGATTCATTCGCTCCGTTTGCCGTCGGGGCGCCCTCCGACGAGAACCATGCGGCCACCAAGAAATATGTGGATGACAATGCCGGTTCGTTAAAGAACTGGTCGGAGTCTGCCGGCACGGCCACGTCTGCCGGATCATGGCTGTATGGCATCTCGAACAGCCAACTGCAAGTGGCCGGCCTTTTCGTCAGCACGAACAATGCGGTGTCGTTCTGCAAGCCTGATGGCACCGTAACGGGCGGCACGCAGCGCGGGGCCTATTCCGTGGATCTGCAGATGTACCGGGCCATCGCGGCCAATGTGGCGCACGGCACATATTCCGTGATCTGCGGCGGGCGCGGGAATTGGGTGACCTCCACGGCCAGCATCGTGGTGGGCGGGCTCGGGAACAGCGTTCGCGGCCCCGGCAATTATGCCGCCGTTGTCGGCGGTCAGAATAACTACATCTCCGCCGGCGCAGGAGGTGATTACAACTTCATCGGCGGGGGCTATGGTAATGCTATCTCCGCCGGTAGTGGTTCATTCATTGGCGGTGGATACGCCAATTCCTCCAGCAAAGATTACGCCTCCCTGTCGGGCGGACGGTACAATGCGGCCATCGGAGCTTACGCCGCCATAGGCGGGGGCTATGGCAACACGGCGTCGGAGTACGCCATGATCCCCGGCGGGTACACCAACTTCGCTACCGGCACGTATTCAATGGCCGCCGGGTATGCGGCATCGGCTATCCATCCCGGGGCTTTCGTCTGGGGCGATTCCGATTCCAACCGCGTCACGTCGACGGCCACGAATCAGTTCATTGTCGAAAGCAACGGCGGCTGCATTCGGCAAGCCGCTCAAGAAGGGGATCGCTGGTGGTGGGGCGGGCGGCTCACGAATCACCCGGCCGCCGTCACCAACGTCATTCAATACTACACGTACGGCGGCACGAACACCGTAGTCAGTGAATGGTGCATGAGGGGGGACGGGTTCTCGACGCAATTCTCTGCCCACGATGCCGAAGGCAATGATGTCCGGCGCACGTATGACGCCGTTACAGGCATCATGCGGACCGTTAACGAGACCAAACGCGACGCCTTGAGGGTGGCGGCGATCAGGGAAGCCAATGACTTTGAGGGCTTCAAGGAACTAATGCTGGCGGCCGAAACAGGCGGCGTGACCGAAATCAAGGTTGGCCCTACGTGGGCCGAAGCCGAAGCGATCCGCGTGGCCGAAGCGTCGGCGAAGCAAGCCGAGTATGCAAAGGACTTGGCAAGGTGGGATGCTGACCATGCGGCGTGGGCGGCGTTGCCGGAGGCCGAAAAGACGTCCGATAGTGAACCCAAGCGCCCGCCGGAACCCGCCCCGTATGCCCCCAACCCGCAGCCGTGGAGGCCCGCGAAATGAGCGCGCGTCAGGTTATATGATCTCCAAAGCCATAGCCTTCTCCGCCGGCAGCCTGGCCGCCCTGGCCAGCGCCGCTCCGGCCTCCCCCGAGGCTCTGGAGGCGGTCAGCAAATGGCCGGTGACCGTGGTCCTGGGGGCCGTCTGCTGCTTCTGCGTGTACCTGATGTATCGGCAGGGCAGCGACTACCGGGCGAGCCTGGACAAGATTGCCGGTGCCCTCACGCACCTTTCCGAGAACCTGGCTCAGCGGCCGTGCATCCGGGATCCCCACAACGATTGAACCATGAACCCGTCACCCTTCATAGTCCAGTTGCGCGACCCGGAGGGTCGGTTCAGCGGCCCATTCCGGTTCCGGTATGTCAACGGGCGGGACTGGGCGGTGGCGGAGGATCTTTCCTATCGCACCAGGGCGGGGCCGGTGTCCACGGTTCGGGCTGGGTTCACGACCGACTTCGCCACGATCCCGCCGCCGCTCTGGCCCTTCATGCCGCCGGCGGGGGATGGCAGGAACTTCTACGGCCTCGCGGCGCTCTGGCATGACTGGCTGTACTGGCATGGGGCCGTCGAGGGGCGGCCGATCAGCCGCCCCTATGCCGACGGCATCTTCCTCGAACTCATGCGCTATCTCGGCGTATCGCGCCTGTTGGCCCGCATCATGTGGGCCGCTGTCCGTTCTTTCGGTTGGTACCAGTGGAACAAATACCGGAGGCACAATGAAA encodes the following:
- a CDS encoding DUF1353 domain-containing protein, which encodes MNPSPFIVQLRDPEGRFSGPFRFRYVNGRDWAVAEDLSYRTRAGPVSTVRAGFTTDFATIPPPLWPFMPPAGDGRNFYGLAALWHDWLYWHGAVEGRPISRPYADGIFLELMRYLGVSRLLARIMWAAVRSFGWYQWNKYRRHNENRIYPSGRPVAL